In Lolium perenne isolate Kyuss_39 chromosome 5, Kyuss_2.0, whole genome shotgun sequence, the sequence TGAGCGACCCCCTCCCGCCGCCCCTCTCTGGAAGTGGGGTTTTTTTCCCCCTCTATTTGTGTTCTTTCCTTTCTGGCGCGTCCATGCTTTACTGCTAATTTCGTGAGGATGGAGATTTTCGCGAGTTTCCTCCCCAATTTCGACTGCCGCGCTCCACCGTTGCTGTCTGTATTTCGCGATTAAGGAACCTCTCCAGCGAAAACCTAGTACTTTTGTTGGGGTGTCTCTTCCCCTTTCCCCTTTGTTTTCTTACTGGTGCTCCATGCTTAGTAGGTTTGTAAGGATCGCTGTGCCATTGGGGGTTTCTATTTTATTCCCCTCTATTTTCGATGCCCCTTTCCTTGCTCTATTTCGCCACGGAGAAATTTCTCCGGCCAAAATCTTGAattttttttgctttcttgattggTGGTTCTCTGTAATCCCATGTTCCCTGTGCTTTGAATTGCTGCGAAACCTGGTGTCCTGGTTTAGAGCTCGCTTGCAGGTTGAATTTTTGTCGCAGCTTTCCCTGGTTATTTCACTGAATAATTTTTTTTTCCTCTGCTCATTTTCCACAGATTTGTTGTTCATTTAACTCTCATCTCGCTTGTATCAAGTATACCTTCACAATGTATCTGAAACAGCCGAAGCCTATGTACTTATTTCCAAAGAATCTAATTTTATATGGAAATGAATTTAGCATATTCACAATTTACTTGCATGCCTGCTATGCCGCTAATGTATGTATAGTGTATGAGTTGGTAACCGTACCTATATCTGTGGATGCTTGATACCATTTTTATCCACAATGTGGCTCCCCTCTGTTGCTAGACTCACATAAAAGGGTGCTGTTTATTTACTTGTTAGAACAAATGTCATTTGTATGTAGAGAGATACTTAGTCTAATCTCATGCACACACACTATGGGTATACTCTGATGCATGAAGAGATGTTTTGGATGATGATGGGCTTTACTAGGCACATTCACCCTTTTTGCGGTGATTGCACTTTTTAATAGCTTATATAGTTTTCTACTAAAAACTGGTACATTTGCTTAGTTCAAAAGTGTGCTGCACTAAAACTTTGATGAAATTTCGTGCTTTTAAGTTGAAGTTACACTTTAATGTTGAGGGAAATGGGTATCTCTGTATCTTGAATGTACACATCTGTGTTGTACCAAATGCATAACTTACAACTGTGAGTGCACAACTTCGTTTCACTTGCTAAGTGCCATAGCAGTAGATCTGCACATGCTAAGTGTCATCGCTTATAATCGTTTTGATTTTGATCCTTTGTTGAGTGCCACTGTCTTGCGTTGATTGTACTCTTACATCGTTCAACCCTCATTTCTTTTTGTGGCAGATAAATATACTGTCCCAATCATGAGTGCTGCTGGCAACAGCAGCAACCTGTGTTCTTCTCGTGTTGGAGAAAGAGATAAAAATAGTACTGCAAAATTACCGCCGTCAGCTGCTGGTGAAATGCTAGTGAATCCCGACAATGCTGGTTTATCTTTGACTGATCTCAAGCTTCAACATTTAAGGTCAAGTGTAAAAGCTTTTCTTGATGAATACATCGCTTCTGAGGATCTTGATCTGGGTTCGGAAAAGGAGCATGTTGGATCGGATGGGTTCCCATATGTGGACTGGGCTGACCTAAGGGGTATTGCATTATACAGCTTACACGCGTTCTTCAAAACTGCAGTTGAGACTATATCACAGGAAGGGTACTCGGAGGATGCTGTTATTCATGCCATTAGGGACTCTGCACTCTGTTACCAGTTTGATGGACCTATCACAAAGATCGCAGATAGTGCACGTGCAATGCTAAAGAGTGGCCGGCAGGTTGATTCTCCTCCGAGTGAAAATCTTGACATGCATTTGCACATGCTGGGTTTGTATGTTCTTAGTTGTGCATCAAGTTTGCTGAAGAAATATTTTCCATTCTTCACATGGAGCGACGCATTATGGTGCATTATGCTCTGTGACATGGATATCTCTGTTGCTCATGCTTTCTCTGTTGATATGAGTTCTTATGGAAATGAACAATCGGACTGGCTTGTCGTAAACAATCAGAACGCAAATGATCCTTCAGGAAGTTATTCTTGTAGTCCCTCAGAATCTCCTGGAGGAGCTGCACTGCCTCAATCTGAACAATTAGAACAGTGGAGAGCTGCACTAGCTCAATCTCCTGAAAGGATGTGGAGCAAAGTTTTAGCAGATTATATAGCAATTCAAAAGTGTACAGGGAGGGATCACGTTTCTTCTTCTGGTCAAGACCATGTTTCTTCTTCAGGTCAAGACCACGTTTCTTCTTCTGGTCAAGACCATGTTTCTTCTTCTGGTCAAGGACATGCTTGTTCTTCCAGTCAACCGGAGAAGCcctcttcactggctaggactgtTGTTACGCATAACAAAAAAGCAGCTAAAGGCACCAGCAGTAAGAGAAGTCTTAAAGAGAGTAGATCAGTGATGGCATTTCTTGAAGCTGCTAATAGCACTTTGACAGCCACATCAAAGGCAGCAAAAAGCCTAAAATCATCCACATCATTTACAACTATGCATCTTTCTAATCTGTCCTTGCTCAAAAAGATAGATGCACCAACAGTGGTTTCAAGTCAGCCAGCTTCTTCTCCTGCTAACCACGCTTCCAGCTCATCGTCTACTGGGAAAACGGTAACTAAGCGACAAGCTCAACCTGGTGACCTCGTATACTTTTCTCTCCCACCTGTTAACAACTCTTCCAGCTCATCGTCTACTGGGAAAACAGCAAGTAAGCAACAAACTGAACCTGGTGGCCTCATACACTTCTCTTTCCCAAATACTCCGGCAGATGGCTTTGATTTTGAATTCTCACATGATGGGATGCGGACGTCTTGGGTTCCAAAAGATAGGAAAGAGGAGATTGCTCTGGATCTGATTAGACGTTTGGGAGAGCTGAAGTTGGAGGTGAAAGTTTGGACAGACTGGGCCAGTGAAAGGTTACTGCAATCACTAAAGAGGCTTGCAATTGAGCAACCTTCTCTTGCATTGCTCAGAAAGGAAAAGGAAACATCTGAGTGTGGTGTGCTTACACAGAAGCTTGAGGAGACAAAAAAATCATTATGTGATATTTCAGTGGAGCTTGATTGTGTCGATTCTCTTGAACTGAAGCTTACTGATGAAGTTGAACTTTCTAAGCGTGAAAGGGATTCCGGCAAGTTACAGGAGGAGCAATCAGCAGCTAGGCTTGCTGACATTTTGAGGAAGGAAAATGCGTCCTGTGTGAAACTGAAGTCTACTGAAACAGAGAAGATCCTTTTGCAAGAGAAGCTTGCTGCTGAAAGGAGTAACTTATGTAGGCTACTGAAAAATCTAGAGCAAGCTGAAGGATATAAAAATGTATTAGAGGTATGCCAATTCCACTCATGTTTGCTTCAAATTTGATGCATGCTCAGATTAGTTTTATGGCTAGAATGACAGCACGAGCATCATATTCTTCTAATACTTTTCTGTTGCATGATATCCTCCTCTGTATGCGAAAGGAGGCCCCTTTATTGGTACCCATAATCCCATATGCATAACCTATCCTTTCCCAAATGGATGTTAACTAGCATTAGAATTCGGTTCATATATTTTTCTGTTTGTTTGTGTAAATGGCCCTGCTTTTATAAAGCCAAACGGTTTTGGTACAACTTCGGACTGGGGATACCAACTATTACGATACTAGCTCAACAGCCTCCCGCTGGAAGAAACACCTCCAAAACCACTTCCAAAAAGAACCCCAGGGCACAAGAAGAACAACCCCAACTCTAGCAAAACACCCTCTCACAAACACTGCAGGGACTacagagctaaaagatgagacaaAAGCAGAAAAACAAACTGGAACCCACACCACCAGAAATCACACAGATCCTCCTCTCTCTTAAAGTTTGTAATTGTTTGTCAAAACTCGTCTTGTTTATCTTTGTTGTCATGTGCGGGTGCAGGTATTGCACATGGGAGGACATGATTCAAAATCACATTCATGCATAGCTAATCCATGTATTTTCCTAGATAATGTATTTTCTTTCTTGCTTTAAACTATGCCATCGTTAAATACTACAGAAAAAGCTCGAGGGAGgaaagaagatgatggatgaaaCTCTGAAGCAGGTTGACATTGCAAGAAATGAAGTGGAACGGGTCAAGTTGTCAGCAAGAAGAAAATCTAACAATGTATTGGTGAAtgcagaaaatgaaaagaaaaggttGCAAGCTAGTGCTAAGGAACTCCAGAAGCACATACAAGATTTGGAGTTTGATCTGGCTCGTGGTAGGCCCCAGAGACTTGCCGTGCTTATGGGTTCTCCAGTGTTACTGCCTGATTCCGTAGAGCAGGAGCGTGAATGTCAAATGTGCTTGGACGAGGATGTTTCAGTAGTTTTTCTCCCATGCGGGCATCAGATTTTCTGCATAAGCTGCAATCAGCTTCACCAAGATAAAGGTGTGCCAGACTGCCCATTCTGCAGATCGCCCATCCAAAGGAGGATATGCGCTCAGTTTTCTGACAGTTAGGGCTAAAACCAGTTGTGCTGCTAGTCAAAGATCAATTTTCTGACAGTTACCTATGTCAGCTCCTAGCCTCAGTTAGATGCTTTAGAGAACTTGCAAGTCGGGAAACGATGCACGTTTTGTTGTGCTAGTTACAAGTAGAACTGGTACCTTTTATATAAATATATGGTTACATTCGTAAGCTTAAGCTGGCCTCAGTTTATTTCTAAGCGACGTATTATATCTGGGAAATATGTGACACAACTTTGGTAGTACAAAGTTGGCACCTGTATACTGaatttctttcttctttcttACATAAAATGTGCTAGGAATATGTGTTCGAACTTGAACTTTTTCATGTTTATAGAACATTACTCCCCTAACATTTTGGCTAATAATTTTTTTAGAACTCCTGCCACGGATACTTTCTCATTTGGCATCTGGTATAGCAGATAGGGCCAGCTCTTGTGGGTGCTGTTGAGCAGCTTCTCCGTCAAAACGAGACTTAGTGAAAAAAAAAACTCATTTTAAACCGTTTCCCTTAGCAACCTGTTTCACCTGTGGGACAACACAAATAATAAGCTGCTGGGACTGTGAACTAACTACAGTTTCTCATGAGCTTACTTCCACTGCTCTCTCTCAAAGGATCCGATCACTTGTCTGAACCCATCACAAGGATAATACAGAgaacacttttttttttttgaaattcagaGAACACTATTTTTGGTACGATTTTTGGTTTATACTACTGGAAATAAAAGAGCCAAATCCACATATAGAGTGGAGGGTAGGGTTTGTACGCCCAAGGGAAAACGAGATAAGATCCAGATCGATTACAAGGGTGGCGTTATAGCCAAACACTCAGTTGCGGTGGTTGAAAAGCAGGAGAAGGAACAGCGGAGAGACAGCCGAGCGCTAAAGTTGGAAGCGTAACAGCGATGTCTTGACGCGTCTAGGCCATTGTATGTAGAAGAACGGTCGGAGATTTCTTCACTTCGGCGCGAGCGATGTGAAGCCACAAGCTTTCTTCAGATATCTTGAGTGTCAGTCCTGACAATTCCCCCCTGTTAGGACCAGACTTGTCCTCAAGGCCTAAACACTGGAAAGATCTTCTGAACAAATGTTGCATCTTCCCAACTTGCTGCTTCTTGAGGCAGATTCACCCATTTCACTAGCCAACGGACCACTGGTATGCTTATATTGCGTTGAACCCTTggaatcatcttccggagcaACTTGGATGTGCCCATTTTCATCAGTGAGTCGAGGTGTGGTGATGGAATGACATATTTTCCTGAGTGTTTCTTCAGTTGGGTGACATGGAAGGTTGGGTGGAGCTTGCATCCTTCCCGGAATAATATTGTATATACAGCAGGGCCAATTCTGGCGATCACTCTGAATGGACCATAATATTTGGAGTGGAGCTTGAGATACATGTGGCTGCTCAAGGAGGTATGACGGTGTGGCTGGATTTTCAAGTAGACCATGTCTCCAGTGACATACTCTTTCTCCTTCATGTGTTTATGAGCATAGTGCTTTCATTCTGGTCCGTGCTTTTACCAAGTTGTCCTTTATTATTTCTGCAGTAACTTGTCTTTGCTGATTGTTAATGGCACTCTCGGATTCTGAGTCAATTGGGAGGTTGACTTCAGCAATCAAGGAAGGAGGAAATCCACGGAGAACCTAGAATGGGTTCATGTTTAGAAAGTTTAGTGATGTGTGGAAACTAGAATTATACCAACATTCGGCCATAGTGAGCCAACTGTACCATTTCTTTGGCTGGTTAAAGGACATGCACCTTAAGTAGTTTTCCAAGCACTGATAGACCCCctcagtctgtccatcggtctgggGGTGATAAGAAGTGCTGAAGTGGAGTTTGACACCCATACTTTTGAACATACTCTGCCAGAGGTTACTGGTGAAGATCCGATCTCTATCAGCTACTATGACAGTTGGAAGACCATGCAACTTGAAGATGTTGTCAGTGGATGCCTTGGCTACGATTTGGGCAGTAGTTGGGTGCTTCATGGAGATGAAATAGGCATATTTTGTAAATCTGTCTACCACCACCAAAATCAGATGATTTGGGGGTGACCTTCTATGAAATCCATACTATGTGTGTGAAAGCAAAGTCTGGTACAGGAAGTGGCTGCAATAAGCCAGGAGAGGGGACATATTCAGATTTATTCAAATGACAGCCTGGAGACTGTTTGACAAATTGAATAGTGTCCCGTTTCATGCCATGCGAGTGAAATAGTAACTTGACCCTTTGGCATGTCTGCTTTAGTTTGCCACAATGGCCGACAAGGATTTTATCCTTGTATCAGATAATGCCATTAATTAGTTTGTAATTTGGCTTTGCAGTAGCATCAATGGCCAGCTTGGATAGCAATTCCTTCCATGTGTCATCAGTGGTGTAGCTTTGCACAATTTGAGTGATCCAATTAGGTGTCACAGTACTAGAAAATATTGCATTCAAGTGGTACTTGACTCTGGATGGGGCATCTGCCACTTTGTTTTCCCTACCCTTCTTATACTCAATTGTGTAATTATATCCCAGTAACTTCACCAGCAACTGGTGTTGAATGCCATCAAACCAGCTCAATTACTCAGATTGCACCCGAACTGTGCCTCCGCCTCCAAGCCGCCACCGCGTCACCACTCCTGCCGGAATTGAAGGTGAACTGCGAAGGATTTGACGGGAGATCCCAACCTCACAGTTTCCTTGATCAAATTCGCTGCCAAGAACCGCTAGCTCCTGATACCAATTGAGAGGATTCGACCACTTATCTGAACCCAATCACAAGTATAATACGGAGAACACTATTTTTTGTATGATCTTCGGTTTATATTACTGGAAATTAAATAGCCAAATCCACTGCTCTCAAGGCCATTTCGTAGCCAGCTTCACCCGTGGGACAACTTAGACAATAACCCAGCTTCACCGGTAGACAACTTAGACAATGACCTGCTGGGACCGTGACTCAGGCATGGAGAGGTTTCCGCACAAACAAGAGCTTTGTCCTCGTTTGGGTATATTTGACCAGTTGTAAATTCGGGTGTTTGGGTATATTTGACCAGTTGTAAATTCGGGTTTATTTGGCCAGCAAATTGGTTACTTCATAGCCTCGTTGTTTCCAAATGATCACTTCCCACTGAATAACGTAAATTCATCTCTTGGCCAGTAAACTGTTGCTCACTGCTAAAAAAGACCAATGAACTCTTCTGTAGCTAAACTCTTCTACAGTGTAGCCATTTGTTGAATTATTGCCACCCCATTTCATCAAAAAGTAGGTTAACCCTTCACATATATTTATTCTAAAACCGGACATCAGCATCATTTTGTCACAGCAAACAAATGAACAACGAAAGGCCATGCATTTGCATGACAAACATAGCAGAAGCATAATTTCACAGGTCATGGTCGAAAATAACTGCATCAAGATAGAACAGCCCAAAGTCAACATAGGAAAGTGCATGCTAACAACACGAGATAAAGCAACAAAACGTCCTGCCTAGAGGGAAAAACCCATGACAAGTCTCAGGCCAGGCCTCTCAGCTAAAGTACTCATGACACACCAACATTCTCAGGATGATTGTATTTTGATAAATATTAGGTGATAGCTACTAGTAGTTCCTTATCACTCCTCATCCTCGTCACCACCAGCGTCACCGCCACCACTTGCCTTCTTCTGGTTCTTCCTCTTCACCCTGCCTGCTGGGCCTCCACCGAATGGGCTTGTCAGCGAAAAGTCGATGTGCTTCTCAGACTCAACCCTCACCATGAAGGACGGGACATTGACGATTTGCCTGCCAACCCTGCAATGTGGTTTGGAGCAAATGTCATCTACCACTTCAGCCACAACATGAACAGCTCAACAGAAACATTGTTCAAAGAAACAAACATTACTCCACACTAATGAAGTCTCATTGGAGGTACCACAACAGAACTCAGACCACATAAACAAATAATACAAAAGACAGGATCAACAATATGATAACTATCAGTTATGAAGAATCATTTCGTCAGACACTCGGGTTACTGATGCATGAGGAAGAACTAGAACCTTTGGATAAGATGTTCAATAATACAAGATACACACCTAACTAGTCAATCTTGGAAGTGCACAAAATTGATACATGCAAGTAACCAATGACAACATACATCATATTATGTTACAGCCAGTCACTAAACCAGATCAATGCAACCTATCTAGTTGTTAACCTCAGTAGATGGTTGTGAACGATTTATATCTTATCCCCATCAGTTAGCCAACCAACTAGAGAAGCCATTGAGGTTTATAGATGATAAACCAAATTTACTTAAGCATGTGCAAGAACAATAAAGCAGCAGAAGCATACCTGATGTGGCGCTGCCTGATCAAGACACGGGCATGGTGGATTGACTTTGCCATGCCAGCCTTGAAGACAAGAGTCTGAAGGCGCCTGGCAAGGAAGTTCTCAGCAGTCAGGGCAAGGACGTAATCAAGCTTGTCCTGACCCTCAGCGAGGAGCCCATAGCGGTTCATGCGGCGGAGAAGCGCAGCACCCTCGAAGATACGGCGGGGGTTCTTCTCATCCAGTGTGAGCAAGTGCCTTGCAGCATTGCGGATCCTGCTCAATGCATACTGAACCCTCCACAGCTCGCGCTTGCACCTCAGTCCATACTCACCGACCAGCTTCAGTTCTGCGTCGAGACGCTCCTTCTCATAAGGACGCCTTGGCTTCTTGAAAGTCTTACCATCTGCAAGAGAAAGCATGAACATTGTAAATATGAAGCAAATAATTGTACTAAGGCAATGTATCAGTAGTTATCAGGCAAGAAATGTAAAAAAACAGGTGACAAAGGAACAAATGCAGTCATCTTGTAGCATACAGTTAATGCCAGGCACCAAATGGAATTTAACCTGCCATGATGATGCCTTAGCATATTAAAAGCAGGCAATGTAACAAGCTCATTGACACTTTCAACTCAAGAGTAATACATCAGATATACAAGAATACTGTATATACCAAAGACACTGGTCTCAATATGAAATAAAATGTTCGCACTAAACAAGCAACATGCTCTCAGAGGAAATGGATAACGCTAACAGGTGGGGAGATGAATTTTGGCACTCTTATATCTGTAGGTAAGAGCAACCAACAAAATCAGGTGGCTACATTATTGAACAATTGAGAAACACAGTAATCATTTCGTTCGTAACTATTCTGGTGGCATGCTACGGCAAATTCATCTGCTACCAAATCAAGAGGAACTTACAAGAAACATCAACAACTAGAGATGAATAAATTCTACTGCAGACTACACACATGTGTGCTTGGACTTCTCTTTGGTTAGTCCAGAAGCCAAGTTGAGCAGCAGTATAGCTGATAGATATAGGCTGCATAGAAATGTCCTCCTAAAAAGAACTTGTTTACAACTGACGAATCTTTACCGTCCAAGCATATTCAAAGAGATACCACCAACCGCATAACAACTGCTCGCGTAACCCACCCATGAACTAGATCTAGGGCACAGTCTGGAAATCACGGCatgcacaactcaaagctagacaGTCGGAACAGAAGATAGGCCAAAGGCTTACGCTAATAATCATTCCACTACGGGACCGGGATGATACAAATCTTTCACTCGCTAATCACCAGATATCAGCCACGCTGCACCTTAAGAAACCAGAGCTAAGAGATCTCTGACCTCCCCAGCGCGACAAGCTGCCGACGAAGGCAGCAGCACAGGACTAATACTTGCGGCCGCTAAGCACACTCTACTACATCGGATCACGGCGAGCGCGAAGAAACCAAGAGGCTACGCACGGAGCACGAGATGGTAGACGAGAAGGAGAGGTGCGCGGGCTTACAGTTGCGGTAGAAGTTGACGTGCACCATGGCTGGAGCTCTCtcctcgctctctctctctctcccgctgtgccgccgccgccgccgctctgtGGTGGAGATTGATAGGAGGGGGAGATGGGAGAGACGAAGACGGGTATTATATACCTGCCAACAAAACCCTAGCGGGCTGGGGGTTACCGCAGATGGGCTATGTGGCTCGGCCCGTTAATGTTGCGGTGCAACCATAGCTGAGGATACGGCCTGCTCCTCTTTGGATGAAATGTCGGGTCAGCCCACATAGCTGGCCCTCGAACCTCAGCCCCGGAGATTCTGCCCCCACTTCTAAAAAAAAATCGTAGATTTCATGGGTTTTTTTACTGCTTGTAGATGTAGATTCCACGGGTTAGGCCAACTCCAAACCCTGCAAAACGCAACTTTTTTTGGTCCGTTTGGTTCCGAATATGGCGGTCCGCGGATAAAGAAAATACCGTGGTCCGGATGTGGGTAGCGACGGTCCTAACAGCTGTCCGTAAATGTTCGCGGTCACACATATTTTGGCCAATTTTGACATAGTTTTGCGCACTTCGGTAATGAAAACGGTGATGATTTCAAGGAAAACCATTAGGATTGCACTAGCATTAGTTCAAAGATGGAAAGCTAAAAAGATATAGTTTATTACACAATCATAGCATTCAAGGTCATAAAACAAATACAAAGTATCATAGGACATAGTTTTACACAAATGATAATTATTGGAATGAAAATCAAATAATTGTTACAGAACTACTTGTTACTAAGATGAATCCATATATGTTCCATCAAATCTTTTTGAAACTGGACATGAGTTGGCGAATTGCTTTGTCACGCATCTCATGTTGCACAGCCAGGAAATCTACCAAGTCAGTCGGTGGTCTGGGCTAGGGCGCAACATTCTCACCTTGCAATTCACAGCCTTGGTCAAACAAGCTCTTATCGCGCTCAtcctcaacaatcatgttatgcatgatcacGCAAGCAGTAACGACCTCCCACATTGTCTGTTGGCTCCAAGTCCTGGCAGGGTGTTGAACTATAGTCCAACGAGACTGCAGCACGTCAAATGCCAGCTCCACATCCTTCCTGCATGCCTCTTACTCTTTAGAAAACCTACTCTTTCTCGTTTGAGGTACGCGgattgtcttcacaagtgtgtaCCATTAAGAATAGATACCATCACCTAGATAGTACCCTTGGTCATAGATCGAGGCACTAGCTATTGACCTCATACTAGACCGGTGGAGCATGATCTTGAGCAAGGCGAGTGAACACCGGAGATCGCTAGAGTACACTAATATCATTGTTTGAGCCTGTCATGCCAAATCCAAAGATCTTGAGATACAGCCGTCTCAAGTACAACTATGCACACTTTCGTATGGTCATGGTACTGACCTTGCCACCCAAATGAACAATTTTTCCATGCcgagtgcatgcaatctatgcttccAAGCATACGAGGAAATCCTCTTGCTGCATTGATTAACAATAGCCGGGTAGTATCATCAGTAGTTGGTTTCCTCAAGTACACTTATGCAACAACCGCGACCATAGCCTTACAGAACTTGTACATTGCCTTAGGGCAACCGGGCTCGCTCATGCGGATGTACTCATCCACTAGGTCACCAGCTACTCCATACGCCAACATCCTAATGGCCGCAATGCATTCATGGTAAGAAGTGAAGCCAAGTTTAGATATGGTATCCGCTTTCAAATGGAAGAAGTCATCGTAGCACCTCGCggcatgcatgatcctcagaaacaggtcccttgacatccgAAAATGTCGAGAAAGCACGACGCCTTGTAAATGGGATTGGTCCGATGAAAGTAGTCCCTCCATAGTTGCGGATGGCCCTCCACTCAGCCACGCTCAGTTACCGGGGCCCGACCCTTAACCGAGCCCATGTACTTTCGGCAAGTGTTGCTCTTGATCATGGACGAGAAGGGGCATGGCCATGAGGATCTGGGTGTCATCATCGAACTCATCAGAGGACGTGCTAATGACATTGTTGTAGAAATACTCGTCTGAAATGTcggctgatacgttgcaaacgtatctataatttttgatgctccgtgTTTGTTTTACagcgatttatatatgttttacttacacttcgttgcacttttatacatttttcggcactaacttattgataagatgccacagtgtcagttccctgttttctgctgttttaattttagaaaagttgtacaggaaatattctcggaattgaacgaaacaaaagccaaagatcttatttttctgtaacgaagacgaagtccggaggagagacgaagatgggccatagggcggccagaccatgcctaggcgcggaccAAGCCATGGcctcgcctaggggtggtctggggccacctagcctccaccgacctcgcccttccgcctaaaaGAAGCCTCCCGATGCGAGAACCCTAAATAAATcaccctccatccacgaaaagttccgtagctccgccgccgtcgcatACAAGATCCGGGGGtcagctgttccggcaccctgtgcTAGTGTGTagaagcttccttgtgac encodes:
- the LOC127299536 gene encoding putative E3 ubiquitin-protein ligase RF298; the protein is MAKPPKIPKPSPSPLRSSSTAGAPPPTTQAAKIPKPSSSPLRSSSAGAPQPTQDKYTVPIMSAAGNSSNLCSSRVGERDKNSTAKLPPSAAGEMLVNPDNAGLSLTDLKLQHLRSSVKAFLDEYIASEDLDLGSEKEHVGSDGFPYVDWADLRGIALYSLHAFFKTAVETISQEGYSEDAVIHAIRDSALCYQFDGPITKIADSARAMLKSGRQVDSPPSENLDMHLHMLGLYVLSCASSLLKKYFPFFTWSDALWCIMLCDMDISVAHAFSVDMSSYGNEQSDWLVVNNQNANDPSGSYSCSPSESPGGAALPQSEQLEQWRAALAQSPERMWSKVLADYIAIQKCTGRDHVSSSGQDHVSSSGQDHVSSSGQDHVSSSGQGHACSSSQPEKPSSLARTVVTHNKKAAKGTSSKRSLKESRSVMAFLEAANSTLTATSKAAKSLKSSTSFTTMHLSNLSLLKKIDAPTVVSSQPASSPANHASSSSSTGKTVTKRQAQPGDLVYFSLPPVNNSSSSSSTGKTASKQQTEPGGLIHFSFPNTPADGFDFEFSHDGMRTSWVPKDRKEEIALDLIRRLGELKLEVKVWTDWASERLLQSLKRLAIEQPSLALLRKEKETSECGVLTQKLEETKKSLCDISVELDCVDSLELKLTDEVELSKRERDSGKLQEEQSAARLADILRKENASCVKLKSTETEKILLQEKLAAERSNLCRLLKNLEQAEGYKNVLEKKLEGGKKMMDETLKQVDIARNEVERVKLSARRKSNNVLVNAENEKKRLQASAKELQKHIQDLEFDLARGRPQRLAVLMGSPVLLPDSVEQERECQMCLDEDVSVVFLPCGHQIFCISCNQLHQDKGVPDCPFCRSPIQRRICAQFSDS
- the LOC127299537 gene encoding small ribosomal subunit protein uS4y; the protein is MVHVNFYRNYGKTFKKPRRPYEKERLDAELKLVGEYGLRCKRELWRVQYALSRIRNAARHLLTLDEKNPRRIFEGAALLRRMNRYGLLAEGQDKLDYVLALTAENFLARRLQTLVFKAGMAKSIHHARVLIRQRHIRVGRQIVNVPSFMVRVESEKHIDFSLTSPFGGGPAGRVKRKNQKKASGGGDAGGDEDEE